In a genomic window of Helicobacter sp. MIT 21-1697:
- a CDS encoding Cj0069 family protein — MKKHIVFFEAVGGSDKGKDGHRKDTVPMMDYLKKLGWNAEVVFFTDEILRDEAKKNEIYEYVKKSADAYVSRVNPGNLKEEKLYFDVLRKLCADGVIGMPHPDAMIGYGAKDALTKLRNTELVPTDTLAYYDPSEAARIGVKWEAGGEHDFKKNFPKTLAKGERVLKQNRGSTGEGIWRVQIKDPSKYKGVSELPLDAEIRCTEAVDNHVEERKLGEFMDFCEKYLKGDNGMLVDMTFLPRIKEGEIRILMLYKDPIYVVHKKPAEGADAFSATLFSGAKYRYDKPEQWSTLVDYFLSNLPEIKTKLGNYDLPLIWTADFILDTDANGKDKYVLGEINCSCVGFTSPAEFLDKTARRVANTIINIVEDAQS, encoded by the coding sequence ATGAAAAAACATATCGTTTTTTTTGAAGCAGTAGGAGGCAGCGATAAGGGTAAAGATGGGCATAGAAAAGACACTGTGCCAATGATGGATTATCTGAAAAAACTTGGCTGGAACGCAGAAGTTGTTTTTTTTACAGATGAGATTTTGCGCGATGAGGCAAAAAAGAATGAAATCTATGAGTATGTCAAAAAATCTGCTGATGCGTATGTTTCACGCGTAAATCCGGGCAATCTCAAAGAAGAAAAACTCTACTTTGATGTATTGCGCAAACTTTGTGCTGATGGTGTCATTGGTATGCCACACCCTGATGCGATGATTGGCTATGGTGCAAAAGATGCTTTAACTAAGCTTCGCAATACAGAGCTTGTGCCCACAGATACTTTAGCATACTATGACCCAAGTGAGGCAGCGAGGATTGGCGTAAAATGGGAAGCTGGCGGTGAGCACGACTTCAAAAAGAACTTTCCCAAAACTCTTGCAAAGGGAGAGAGAGTGCTTAAACAAAATCGTGGCTCAACAGGTGAGGGCATTTGGCGTGTGCAAATCAAAGACCCAAGCAAATATAAAGGTGTAAGTGAATTGCCATTAGATGCAGAGATTCGCTGCACAGAAGCAGTAGATAATCACGTTGAAGAGCGCAAACTCGGTGAGTTTATGGATTTTTGTGAAAAATACCTTAAAGGTGATAATGGTATGCTCGTGGATATGACTTTCTTGCCTCGTATCAAAGAGGGTGAAATCCGAATCCTTATGCTTTATAAAGACCCCATTTATGTTGTGCATAAAAAACCTGCTGAAGGCGCGGACGCATTCTCTGCAACACTCTTTAGCGGTGCAAAATATCGCTATGACAAGCCAGAACAATGGAGCACCTTGGTGGATTACTTCCTTTCAAATCTCCCAGAGATTAAAACTAAACTTGGCAACTATGATTTGCCGCTCATTTGGACAGCAGACTTTATCCTTGATACAGATGCAAATGGTAAGGATAAATATGTTTTGGGTGAAATCAACTGCTCTTGTGTGGGCTTTACTTCTCCAGCAGAATTTTTGGACAAAACTGCGCGTAGAGTAGCAAACACAATTATCAACATTGTAGAAGATGCACAATCTTAA